From one Treponema denticola genomic stretch:
- a CDS encoding FMN-binding protein yields MSKKIKAIGFFVTALLVFAFACEPEMFYGTAKVAGSTPAGTNYEYGYSVCIDVTVDDQGKIIKVSDDEKNTEASIAADVIGAAASNKAYWKKYLSGKGFEKYKNLTIEDVKKMNVGFPGAPGVDAVGGATAASLAVKNAVLQALVLDASIKELVNYKNPDNYKKGEQKKLEKIVKEGRAHLETLETYEEIEKALAELKQKLDALKTK; encoded by the coding sequence ATGAGTAAAAAGATAAAAGCTATAGGATTCTTTGTAACAGCTCTTTTAGTATTTGCTTTTGCTTGCGAACCGGAGATGTTTTACGGTACTGCAAAGGTAGCAGGCTCGACCCCTGCCGGTACTAATTATGAATATGGATATTCAGTATGTATTGATGTAACCGTTGATGATCAAGGTAAAATCATCAAAGTAAGTGATGACGAGAAAAACACGGAGGCATCTATCGCAGCAGATGTTATAGGAGCTGCAGCAAGCAACAAAGCTTACTGGAAAAAATATTTGTCAGGAAAAGGTTTTGAAAAGTATAAAAACCTTACCATAGAAGATGTCAAAAAAATGAATGTCGGTTTCCCCGGAGCTCCGGGAGTCGATGCAGTAGGAGGAGCCACAGCAGCTTCCCTTGCGGTAAAGAATGCGGTTTTACAGGCTTTGGTGCTTGACGCTTCAATTAAAGAACTTGTAAATTACAAAAATCCCGACAATTATAAAAAGGGAGAACAAAAAAAGTTGGAAAAAATCGTTAAAGAAGGAAGAGCTCATCTGGAAACCTTAGAAACCTATGAAGAAATAGAAAAGGCTCTTGCAGAATTAAAACAAAAACTGGATGCATTAAAAACAAAATAG